DNA sequence from the Sulfurimonas sp. genome:
CTCTTTTGCCCGCGCAGAATCATTAACCGTATATACACTTACAAAAAATCCCGCTTCTCTTAACATCTCTACAGTCTGCTTGTCAACCGACTCGTTATTAAGATTGTATCCGTTTACTTTAAGCTCTCTTAGATACTCAAGCAGGCTATCCGAATGTTTGCCCTCAACCAAAGCTGCTGTTAAAATATTGGGCACTTTTTCCTTAATGATCTTTAGATATTCGTGTCTAAACGACGAGAGCAAAATAGACTCGCTTGCATCACTCTTTTTTATCTCTTTAACAACTGTATCGACTACCTCTTCATCGCTAAAAACAGCACTTATATCTTTAATCTCTATATTTAAAAGCAGACTCTTCTCTTTTATAAACTCTAATGCATCACAAAGAGTAAGCAGCGGCTCTTTATGATTTTCATCTTTATAAAACCAACTTCCGTAATCAAGTTCTCTAAGCTCATCAATCGTAAAATCGCAAACTCTATACGGCTTTTTAGATACGAAAGAGTCGATTTTGGCAACATTTGTCGTTCTCTGCAATGTATCATCATGCATAACAACGGCAACGCCATCACGGCTAAACTGCACATCTATCTCGATAAAATCACATCTGCCCACACTCTTTTTTAAAGCTATAAGCGTATTTTCAGGCGCGAGACAACGAGCACCCCTATGAGCTGCGATAAGACCGATATGATTTAAAAGTTCCAAAAATTTCATATACTATTCTAGCATTTATTTCAGTAAACTTTTGTGGTAAAATTGATACGACAGTATCAAAGAGGTGTCAATGCAAAAAGATAAAAGAACTATCTACTCTTGGGCGCTTTACGATTGGGCAAATTCAGCTTATGCGACTACCGTTATGGCAGGATTTTTTCCCGTCTTTTTCAAATCTTACTACAGTACGGATATCGAAGCAACTCTAAGCACTGCACATCTAGGTTTTGCAAACTCTATTTCAAGTTTTATTATCGTTCTTATTGCTCCGCTCTTGGGCGCTATGGCAGATAGCAGTTCACTCAAAAAAAGATTTCTTTTCTTGTTTGCTTATCTTGGCATATTGATGAGTGCGGCTTTAGCGCTTGTCTCTCAGGGAGATTGGCAATTGGCGGCTTTTATATACATACTCGGCAATATCGGCTTTATGGGTGCAGACACATTTTACGACGCTCTGCTTCCCTCGATATCAAGCGATAAAAATGTTGATTATATCTCGGGGCTTGGTTTTGCGTTTGGTTATCTGGGCGGAGGAATACTCTTTGCCTTAAATGTAGCAATGGTGCAAAATTTTTCACTATTTGGTCTTGAAAGCGAGGCAGAGGCTATCAAACTATCTTTTATCAGCGTAGCTATCTGGTGGGCAGTTTTCTCGCTTCCGCTCTTTTGGTTTGTCAAAGAAAAAAAAACAAAAAACAGAGTGACCTCATCGCTTATAAAAGATGGTTATCTTAGGTTGAAAAACACCTTTAGCAAGATAAAAGAGTTAAAAGGGGTGCTTCTGTTTTTAGCGGCTTACTGGCTATACATCGACGGGGTTGATACGATTATACGAATGGCGGTTGATTATGGGATGGCTCTTGGGTTTGACTCTAAAAATCTGATTTTTGCCCTGCTTATAGTTCAGTTTGTAGGCTTCCCCGCAACGCTTCTCTTTGCCAAACTAGCACAGTCATGGGATACGAAAAAGACGATTTTTCTAGCCATCGGCATATATCTTTTTATCACTCTTTGGGCGGCGGTAATGCACGAAGTATATGAGTTTTACATACTCGCTGTTATGATTGCGCTTGTTCAAGGCGGTATTCAGGCACTTAGCCGCTCATACTACTCAAGAATGATTCCAAAAGAACGCACTGCGGAGTTTTTTGGTTTTTACAACTTTTTGGGTAAATTTGCGGCTATTTTAGGACCTCTTTTGGTAGCTCTGGTCGCACTCTTTACTCAAAACTCCCGTGCTTCGATTGCTTCTGTTGCTATTTTGTTTATATTAGGAGCAATTTTGCTCTATTTTGTGGATGAAAAAAAGACGGCAAAAGATGTTCAAAACGCTCTAAAGTAAGATTTGATTTCTCTTTAGCTCACTCTCTATCGCTTTTTTTGTCATTTGAGTTATTTCATCGACGCTAAGTCCATCGGGAGCTATCGGGCTTAGAAATGTAACTCTTATTTTTCTTGGTCGCGGAACTATTTTACCTGCTTGGAGTGCCTCAAAACTGCCGTCAATCACGACGGGAACAACAGGAACATTAAAAGTTTTTGAGAGCATTGCAAAAAACGGTCTGAATTCTAAAAGCTTTCTATCTCTGGTTCTGGCACCCTCGGGAAAAATAACAAGATTATTTCCCTCTCTCAGCGGCAATGCGCAATACTGCATCGTATGTTTTAGGTTGTCGTTTGCATCTATCAAAATAGTCTGACCATGCTTTGATATCGGTGCCAAAAGCGTGGTACCAAACACCTGCTTATATGCCAAAAAGAAACTCTTTTTTAAAATCTTATACGGCAGTATCGACTCTATCAAAAAACCGTCAAGCATACTTTGATGAGACGGTGCTATTATGCACGGATACGACGGAATATTCTCATACCCCACAACTTCAAGGCGAAAATAGAGCCGAAAAAGCGGAAACAAAACAGTTTTATAGATAGACATTACAATCGGCGAATAGATTAGTTTTTCATCGATAGACTCTTGCAATATCTCTGCCCAATTCGGCATAGCAGGAGTGACTTTTACCCTAGCGTTTTTTATATACTCATAGAGTAATTTTACGCTCATTATATTTGAAAATGTTGCTTCATCAATTTTAACCCCGAAACTCTGTTCTATAAAAACAAAAAGTTCGACATAGTTAAGCGAATCCAAATCAAGGTCAAGTTCTAAATGTGAAGAGGGGGAAATTTTACTCTTTGTCAGAGTCGATAGATACTCTTTTAAAGTGCCGTAAACTTCATCATCAGGTTCATTTTCTCTAATAAAATCACTCTCTTTATCTGATGAAACAAGCTCTTTTAATGCCTCTAAATCAACATCGCCCAATGCTGTTTTTGGCAAAGGAGCAGTTAAAATTTTATAACCTTTTATCTTCAAAGACTCCTCGGCTTGCATATTGTAAAGCTCGATGGCATACCATCTGATTTCCTCTTCTATATTGATTATTTTTGCCTCTTTTAGGGCATTAAAATCAGGATAGACAATAGCAAACAAAGAGTCGTTATGAATGATTAGCGCAACCTCTTTGATGAATAAAGTATATGACGATAACTTCTCTTCTATTTTATGTAAATCCATTTTATCTCTTGACTTTAAAAACTTTAATAGGCTTTGCAAACCAAAGATTCTGAATCAAGTTCAGGATGACAGAAACTCAAGAATCTCGTTATTCCAAACTTGGTTCTAAATCAAGTTCAGGATGACAAAAAGTCGAAAATCTCGTCATTCCAAACTCGATTTGGAATCTAATTTTTTAGTTATGAAAGATGTTTATTGTATTTTTCGATTTATGGTATCCAAGATATAAATATAATGTCAAGCCCCTTTTAAGAGCCAAAAGGTTAAAATACGCGAAAAAAACAAGGCTGTTTTTGTTAAATCTTCCCAATATCTTAGCGTTTTCGCGTATTCTTTTAGCTCCGATTATGTTTTGGATAATCTTAAATCCTGATTTTTTTACGGACTCGGGTTACCATATAACTTGGAACTACTATGCAGCTTCGCTTCTCTTTGTTTTAGCGAGTGTTACGGACTTTTTTGACGGCTACATAGCAAGAGAGTGGAACCAGATGACAATGCTTGGCTCCATTATAGACCCATTGGCTGACAAGATGCTGACAATCGCCGCATTTTTAGGACTCATGATGGTTGGAGAAGCGAGTGCATGGGCAATATATATCATCATTATTCGCGAACTCTTTATCACGGGTATTCGTACAGTAGCAGTTAGCGAGGGTTTAGACATAAAAGCTTCATTTGCAGGAAAAGTAAAAACAGTGGTTCAGATGATTGCAATCGGATTTTTGCTTATGCACTGGCCGCTTGGAAGCGCGCTTTTATGGTTTGCAGTTATTCTTACTCTCTACTCCGGTTTTGAGTATCTTTACGGCTTTAGAGCTGCAATTTTAAAAGGTAACAATCAATGAGTTTTTTAGTATCTTTAGCAGTACTGTCGGCACTTATATTTTTTCATGAACTGGGACACTATCTGGCAGCTCGCAAAATGGGCGTAAAGGTAGAAATCTTTAGCATCGGATTCGGAAGAAAAATCGCCTCGTTTTACAGATGGGGGAATGAGTGGAGGCTCGCTCTTATACCGCTTGGCGGCTATGTGAAAATGAAAGGTCAAGACGACAGCGACCCGACAAAAAAAAGTTATGATGAAGACAGCTACAATGTAAAGTCGCCCGCACAAAAGATTTTTATACTTTTTGCCGGACCTCTTGCAAACTTCGTTTTGGCATTTTTTCTCTATTTTGCGATTGCCCTTGGCGGACCGAGCGTACTATCTCCCGTTATCGGCAAAATAGTAAAAGATTCTCCCGCTTTTGTAGCAGGCTTGGAAACAAACGACACAATCCGCTCTATCAACGCCATTGAGATAAAAACATGGGAAGAGATGGCAAAACTCATTGAAGCATCGGACGGCTCGCTGAGTTTCGAAGTAGAGAGAGCAGGATTTATACAACATATAGTATTAACTCCAAAAATCACCCAAACGACAAATATGTTCAATGAAGTCATTGAAAAAAAGATGATTGGAATAGCAAGTGCAGGAGTAACGCACAAACTTGAACTAGGAGTTAGCGAAACTCTCTCTTATGCAACAAATCAAACAATTTTTGCCTCTACTATGATATTTACTGGACTTAAAAAACTCATTGTCGGAGAAGTTCCCGCCAACGAACTCGGCGGAGTTATATCTATCGTCAAACTAACCTCCGATGCAAGTGAAGCAGGATGGATGAGCGTGTTCTTTTTTGCGGCTCTCATCTCCGTAAATCTAGGTGTTTTAAACCTGCTCCCTATCCCCGCACTCGACGGCGGACATATAATGTTTAACCTTTATGAACTGATTTTTAAAAAAGAAGTAAACGAGGAGATTATGGTAAAATTAACCATAGCAGGCTGGGTGATACTTTTTTCACTTATGGGACTTGGACTTTATAACGATATTAACAGACTTATAGGATAAAAAAATGAACAAAGAAGAGTATAAATTATATATTGACGATGTTATAAGAAGAGTTGAGTTTGCAAGAGTGCGGTTTGATGAGAAACATATAGTTAAAATAGTAGCTATCAGCAAATATTCTACGGCAGAGGAGATAAAAGCGCTTTATGAGATAGGTCAAAGAGCTTTTGGGGAAAACAAGGTTCAAGATTTAAAAACAAAAAGCAGCACCCTTGAAGAGTTGCCGCTTGAGTGGCATTTTGTGGGAAACCTGCAAAAAAACAAAATCAACAACTTACTAGATATCAACCCTGCTCTTTTTCATGCGTTGGACTCTTTGGAGTTGGCACATGAGTTGCAAAAAAAACTAGAGGCCAGAGATATGACGCTCGAAGCGCTGCTTCAAATAAACTCCGCAAAAGAGGAGTCAAAACACGGCGTTATGCCGGAAGTTGCAGTTGATGTTTACAAACAAATACTGCAAGAGTGCCCAAACATCCATTTAAAAGGTGTTATGAGTATCGGCGCGCATACCGACGATGAAACTGTTATCAGAAAAAGTTTTGAGACAACCTACGCTATCTACAAACAGCTAGAGGGTGCGACAATCTGTTCTATGGGAATGAGCGGGGATTTTGAACTCGCCATCGAGTGCGGGTCAAATATGGTAAGACTCGGCTCTGTTATGTTTAACAAGTAACTCTAAACTCTATTAAAAACTGACCTTACGACTTTTGTCAAAAATAGCGTAAAGTGTCAGTTTTTCTCCCATATCCGAAAGATATGTGTAGCTTTAGGGGGTTGAAAGGGATATTTGTCCCTGCCACTGAAACGGACTAGTTCGTTTCAGTGCGTAACATCAGTTAAAAAGAGAGAGGAGAGTTTAACAAAACTTTTCTGGCATTTATATCTTGAATCGGTCTGTTGTTTTCGTGATGCATAACTTCTAAAAACTCTTTCGTTTGAGCTTCCGATATAGTCGCATAATGTTTAAGGACTAACCATCTTACGCCCTCGCTGCAAGGCGGAGTAGTCAGAGAACCCGTAAATCTGTAATATGCTCTATTTTTCGGTAAAAACGAATTTAAAACTTCATTAGTCGAGCAGTAGCACTCTTTCTCGCCCGCAGTTTTTGGCATTCTACTCCAAATCTCTTTTATCGTCTGGTTCTCTTTCCCGTTCTCAAACATAAGAGCTATAACGGCTATTTCGCCTTTTTTTGAGATATGCACAAAATGGGCTTCCAGCGGAAAGCTCTTCCCGTCTATCTGATTTTCGCTAGGCGTATGAAAATGGAGCTGCTTCAAATGAAACTCTATTCCGTCAACCTTTATGCTGCTTCCCTCTTTTACATTTACTTGTATAGTATGACCGTTATTTACAATATCCGATGTGCTTGATTTATAATTAAAATATATATCCTCAAGCTTGCTGGTAGTAATCGTTACACCTTTTGAGATATTAATCGGCGATTGGTTTTTACCGTCTTTACATGTGCTGTATTCAGGTGCCAAATTACCCCAATTTTCTGCACCGTCATGACCCGTATAACCCCAATGGGTTCCGTTCGAGGCTCCAAAAAGTGAACCGCACAACGCAACCAAACAAAATGTGCTTTTAATAATTTTATCAAATCTCATAACAATCCCCGCTTTTCAATATAGACAATAATATCAAAATATCATCAAATTTGAAATTTTTTTAGTATACTTTTAAAAAATCAGGTGTCAAGTTGACAAAAAGTTACGATATCATAATTATCGGTGCCGGAGCTGCCGGAATGATGGCGGCCGTTACATCTGCTAAAGGCGGAAAAAAAGTTCTGCTTTTAGAAAAACTGCCACAAATCGGTGCAAAACTTAAAGCTACGGGCGGGGGACGATGCAACCTCACAAATACTCTCTCAAATGAAGATTTTATGGCTAAATTCGGTCGTAACGGTCGTTTTATGCAAGATGCGCTTAGAGTGTTTGACCATAAAGCTTTGATGCAGTTTTTTGAAGAAATCGGTGTTGAAACTCACGCACCTGACGGCTTTAGAGTCTTTCCGACTTCGCACTCTTCGCAAACGATTATATCTGCCTTTGAAAAAGAGATGCAAAGGTTAGGCATAGAAGTTTTAACATCACAAAAAGTTCAAAAAATTTTACATTCACAAAACAGCGTAACGGGCGTACAGACTAACGACAAATCATTTTATGCCCCTAATATCATAGTGGCAACGGGCGGTCTTGGATATCCTGCACTTGGAGCAGAGGGAGACGGACACGAAATGGCAAAAGAGCTAGGGCACAAAATAACCGAGCTTCACCCTGCCATGATGCCGCTTCACACTAAAGAGAGGTGGGTTGAGAATTGCCGTGCCGATACAATTGCCAAAGTAGAACTTCGTATTAATATTAAAAAATATAACAAATTTAAAGCCTGTGGAGATTTGATTTTTACAAATAATGGTATCAGAGGTCCCGTTGTTCTCGATGCAGCCGGAGAGATAACACCGCTGTTAGACAAATACGGCGAAGTTCCTCTGCTTCTGAGTCTCACCAAAGGTATGAATGAGGAGCAGATTACAAAACATCTAAAAGATGTATCGGCAAAAAATCCGCATATCAATATATTGGAACTCGTAACGACCCTGCTCCCCTTGGCATTATCAAATGAGTTATGTTTACTTGCAGAGATTGACCCGCAAACGACATACGGCAAAATTTCAGGAGCACAAAAAGCGAAACTTATTCAGCTTCTTGCTTGGACGCCGTTAACGATTATCGGGCACGACGGATTTAAAACGGCGATGATTACACGCGGCGGTGTTGATTTAAAAGAGATAGAGCCAAAAACCATGCAAAGCAAAATCATAAGCGGCTTATACTTTTGCGGAGAGATTATAAACCTTGACGGTCCATGCGGAGGATACAACCTGCAATGGTCGTTTGCCGGCGGATATTTAGCAGGACAACTTATTCCGTAAACTCACAATAGCCGTCATCGTAGGAGTTTGCGACGAAGCAATCCATAATTATTCAAAGATTTTTATTAGACTTTTTGAGATTCCGTCATCCTGAACTTGTACCGCAAGGTAGTTCGTCATTCCAAGCTTGACTTGGAATCTAGTTTATGATTTAATCAGAGGTTTCAATAAAAATATCTTATAGAAGCAAAACCATAAGCTTTTGT
Encoded proteins:
- a CDS encoding glycerophosphodiester phosphodiesterase family protein, encoding MKFLELLNHIGLIAAHRGARCLAPENTLIALKKSVGRCDFIEIDVQFSRDGVAVVMHDDTLQRTTNVAKIDSFVSKKPYRVCDFTIDELRELDYGSWFYKDENHKEPLLTLCDALEFIKEKSLLLNIEIKDISAVFSDEEVVDTVVKEIKKSDASESILLSSFRHEYLKIIKEKVPNILTAALVEGKHSDSLLEYLRELKVNGYNLNNESVDKQTVEMLREAGFFVSVYTVNDSARAKELFSMGVNCIFSDSLNKNLKVDSL
- a CDS encoding MFS transporter, with translation MQKDKRTIYSWALYDWANSAYATTVMAGFFPVFFKSYYSTDIEATLSTAHLGFANSISSFIIVLIAPLLGAMADSSSLKKRFLFLFAYLGILMSAALALVSQGDWQLAAFIYILGNIGFMGADTFYDALLPSISSDKNVDYISGLGFAFGYLGGGILFALNVAMVQNFSLFGLESEAEAIKLSFISVAIWWAVFSLPLFWFVKEKKTKNRVTSSLIKDGYLRLKNTFSKIKELKGVLLFLAAYWLYIDGVDTIIRMAVDYGMALGFDSKNLIFALLIVQFVGFPATLLFAKLAQSWDTKKTIFLAIGIYLFITLWAAVMHEVYEFYILAVMIALVQGGIQALSRSYYSRMIPKERTAEFFGFYNFLGKFAAILGPLLVALVALFTQNSRASIASVAILFILGAILLYFVDEKKTAKDVQNALK
- a CDS encoding 1-acyl-sn-glycerol-3-phosphate acyltransferase is translated as MDLHKIEEKLSSYTLFIKEVALIIHNDSLFAIVYPDFNALKEAKIINIEEEIRWYAIELYNMQAEESLKIKGYKILTAPLPKTALGDVDLEALKELVSSDKESDFIRENEPDDEVYGTLKEYLSTLTKSKISPSSHLELDLDLDSLNYVELFVFIEQSFGVKIDEATFSNIMSVKLLYEYIKNARVKVTPAMPNWAEILQESIDEKLIYSPIVMSIYKTVLFPLFRLYFRLEVVGYENIPSYPCIIAPSHQSMLDGFLIESILPYKILKKSFFLAYKQVFGTTLLAPISKHGQTILIDANDNLKHTMQYCALPLREGNNLVIFPEGARTRDRKLLEFRPFFAMLSKTFNVPVVPVVIDGSFEALQAGKIVPRPRKIRVTFLSPIAPDGLSVDEITQMTKKAIESELKRNQILL
- the pgsA gene encoding CDP-diacylglycerol--glycerol-3-phosphate 3-phosphatidyltransferase gives rise to the protein MLNLPNILAFSRILLAPIMFWIILNPDFFTDSGYHITWNYYAASLLFVLASVTDFFDGYIAREWNQMTMLGSIIDPLADKMLTIAAFLGLMMVGEASAWAIYIIIIRELFITGIRTVAVSEGLDIKASFAGKVKTVVQMIAIGFLLMHWPLGSALLWFAVILTLYSGFEYLYGFRAAILKGNNQ
- the rseP gene encoding RIP metalloprotease RseP; translation: MSFLVSLAVLSALIFFHELGHYLAARKMGVKVEIFSIGFGRKIASFYRWGNEWRLALIPLGGYVKMKGQDDSDPTKKSYDEDSYNVKSPAQKIFILFAGPLANFVLAFFLYFAIALGGPSVLSPVIGKIVKDSPAFVAGLETNDTIRSINAIEIKTWEEMAKLIEASDGSLSFEVERAGFIQHIVLTPKITQTTNMFNEVIEKKMIGIASAGVTHKLELGVSETLSYATNQTIFASTMIFTGLKKLIVGEVPANELGGVISIVKLTSDASEAGWMSVFFFAALISVNLGVLNLLPIPALDGGHIMFNLYELIFKKEVNEEIMVKLTIAGWVILFSLMGLGLYNDINRLIG
- a CDS encoding YggS family pyridoxal phosphate-dependent enzyme, which codes for MNKEEYKLYIDDVIRRVEFARVRFDEKHIVKIVAISKYSTAEEIKALYEIGQRAFGENKVQDLKTKSSTLEELPLEWHFVGNLQKNKINNLLDINPALFHALDSLELAHELQKKLEARDMTLEALLQINSAKEESKHGVMPEVAVDVYKQILQECPNIHLKGVMSIGAHTDDETVIRKSFETTYAIYKQLEGATICSMGMSGDFELAIECGSNMVRLGSVMFNK
- a CDS encoding carbonic anhydrase; this encodes MRFDKIIKSTFCLVALCGSLFGASNGTHWGYTGHDGAENWGNLAPEYSTCKDGKNQSPINISKGVTITTSKLEDIYFNYKSSTSDIVNNGHTIQVNVKEGSSIKVDGIEFHLKQLHFHTPSENQIDGKSFPLEAHFVHISKKGEIAVIALMFENGKENQTIKEIWSRMPKTAGEKECYCSTNEVLNSFLPKNRAYYRFTGSLTTPPCSEGVRWLVLKHYATISEAQTKEFLEVMHHENNRPIQDINARKVLLNSPLSF
- a CDS encoding NAD(P)/FAD-dependent oxidoreductase; amino-acid sequence: MTKSYDIIIIGAGAAGMMAAVTSAKGGKKVLLLEKLPQIGAKLKATGGGRCNLTNTLSNEDFMAKFGRNGRFMQDALRVFDHKALMQFFEEIGVETHAPDGFRVFPTSHSSQTIISAFEKEMQRLGIEVLTSQKVQKILHSQNSVTGVQTNDKSFYAPNIIVATGGLGYPALGAEGDGHEMAKELGHKITELHPAMMPLHTKERWVENCRADTIAKVELRINIKKYNKFKACGDLIFTNNGIRGPVVLDAAGEITPLLDKYGEVPLLLSLTKGMNEEQITKHLKDVSAKNPHINILELVTTLLPLALSNELCLLAEIDPQTTYGKISGAQKAKLIQLLAWTPLTIIGHDGFKTAMITRGGVDLKEIEPKTMQSKIISGLYFCGEIINLDGPCGGYNLQWSFAGGYLAGQLIP